One window of Schistocerca cancellata isolate TAMUIC-IGC-003103 chromosome 9, iqSchCanc2.1, whole genome shotgun sequence genomic DNA carries:
- the LOC126101621 gene encoding cuticle protein 9.5-like codes for MNAVFAVVILGAVAAASAATVPAVPAGTSAIQPQQQYQAVVQSQPQQVVGGRVVPAVYQGVVSPHVYSSGIVPSVYTPGVYSGVYPSAVVPSVGGAYPYYATV; via the exons ATGAACGCC GTGTTCGCCGTGGTGATCCTGGGCGCGGTggccgccgccagcgccgccacTGTGCCAGCGGTGCCCGCCGGCACTAGCGCCATCCAGCCGCAGCAGCAGTACCAGGCCGTGGTGCAGTCGCAGCCCCAGCAGGTGGTGGGCGGCCGCGTCGTACCCGCAGTCTACCAGGGCGTCGTCAGCCCGCACGTCTACTCCTCCGGAATCGTACCCAGCGTCTACACCCCTGGAGTCTACTCCGGCGTCTACCCGAGTGCCGTCGTTCCCTCTGTGGGCGGAGCCTACCCGTACTACGCAACCGTCTGA